Genomic segment of Anaerolineae bacterium:
GTCAATAGCCAGTTGGAGAAGATGGGTCTGCAACGCCTTCATGCTCGTACCAATGCTGGTGTTGCCCTGAAGGTCTTGGCCTCGCTCATCGCCTTGGCCTTGACCAACGCTAACTAGCAATCAAGGTACCATATATTCCGGGGTCAAGTCTGCGCGGCAAGATGCGCTCCTCGCTGGAAAAGGCGATGGGGTTACCTCTGAACCAGAAGATCGGGCAATGGGTCACAATCCATAGCGCGAAAAGTCAGCAGGATTATGACACCTCCCCCGTGTGCCAGCTCTTTGGCGTCACCGGCGAGAATGAATGGTCGCGCCCATCGCGCCTGCTGGTAAGGGACATACCGCTGTCAGAGGAAACGCGTCTGGCGATGGCAACGCGCCGGCTGGATATGCCCTTCACCGAAATCAAAGTCGAGGTTGCCATCGACCGGATAACGAGTGCAGCGGTGCCGCGCAACCTCGAGCGCGTGCCGGCGGGTTCTGTATTCGCGCCCGGGCAGATGGTGCTGAATGTCTACGAGAACGATCCTCCCGGTCTGTTCAATGTGCTTTACAACGGCATGCTGCTGGTTGAGGATGGATACCTGGGTGGCGGAGGATCACGTGGTAACGGTCAGATTCGGTTCCGCAACATCGTGATCAGCGCGCGCGCGACCACCGACTCCCAGGGTAAGTTGGCTTATGCGGAACGCAGAGAACTGGCCAAAGCACCTTCACTCGCCGATTTCGGCCCGGTGATGGACCTGCCGAAACTGCTCGGCGGAGGCTGAGCGATGGACGCACACGTCTACCGCCTGAAGTTCTCCGGCGGACTCCATACAGGGCGGCGTGGAGTTGGCCTGGAAGCGACCGATCATCGCCTGGCTTCCGATACAATTTTCGCCGCATTGCTCACGCAGCTCGCAGAGCGCCATCCGGCCCTCGCCGATGAGCTGGTATCAGCGTTTCCGCGTCGAACCGGGGCGGATGGCACGACCTATAAGGCAGGTGATGCGCCATTTCTGATCAGCTCGGCGTTTCCGTTTGCAGGCGATGTGCTGCTGTTCCCTATGCCGGCTATTTCAAGAGTATCAGCGCCCAGCGCTGATAAGACGTTGAAGAAGGTGCGATACGTCAGCCAGGCGATCTTCCGCGCCGTACTCAATGGCGCAACGCTAGCCGATTTCGGCACGAAAGCCAGATCATACCAGCATGGCACAGTCTGGATCGCGACCGGCGACGAGCCAGGATTGCCGGGTGAATTACATCCGCACGAAGAAAACATAGACATCTGGCGCGTACGGCAACGTCCACGGGTGGCCGTTGATCGAGAGAGCTGGCGTTCCGCCATCTTTCATCATGGGGAAACGGTTTTCCGCCAGGGATGCGGACTGTGGTTCGCCATCGCCTGGCGCGATCCTGACAAGCGCGTTGGGGGATATTC
This window contains:
- the csm4 gene encoding type III-A CRISPR-associated RAMP protein Csm4, whose protein sequence is MDAHVYRLKFSGGLHTGRRGVGLEATDHRLASDTIFAALLTQLAERHPALADELVSAFPRRTGADGTTYKAGDAPFLISSAFPFAGDVLLFPMPAISRVSAPSADKTLKKVRYVSQAIFRAVLNGATLADFGTKARSYQHGTVWIATGDEPGLPGELHPHEENIDIWRVRQRPRVAVDRESWRSAIFHHGETVFRQGCGLWFAIAWRDPDKRVGGYSLRDLVDSLLQDLQAFGIGGLRSCGLGAFEFGDPLVLNLPDPSPHDTVVTLSRFYPAPDELHYLDHPQASYRLTQISGWMRAAGVPDRERRTVTMIEEGAILTSGPKGGGCLVDISPDGAPHPSWRYGLMFPVGLAGGN
- the csm3 gene encoding type III-A CRISPR-associated RAMP protein Csm3 gives rise to the protein MRSSLEKAMGLPLNQKIGQWVTIHSAKSQQDYDTSPVCQLFGVTGENEWSRPSRLLVRDIPLSEETRLAMATRRLDMPFTEIKVEVAIDRITSAAVPRNLERVPAGSVFAPGQMVLNVYENDPPGLFNVLYNGMLLVEDGYLGGGGSRGNGQIRFRNIVISARATTDSQGKLAYAERRELAKAPSLADFGPVMDLPKLLGGG